Proteins encoded in a region of the Alphaproteobacteria bacterium genome:
- the hisI gene encoding phosphoribosyl-AMP cyclohydrolase translates to MKDFDINALKYDSNGLIPAIAQDAENKDVLMMAWMNKESLALSLQTGIMHYWSRSRQELWRKGATSGHEQTIATLKIDCDNDTLLALVHQKGAACHTGERSCFYTTVMKPDDDA, encoded by the coding sequence GTGAAAGATTTTGATATAAATGCCTTAAAATATGACAGCAACGGCCTTATTCCCGCTATTGCACAAGATGCAGAAAATAAAGACGTGCTAATGATGGCATGGATGAATAAAGAATCACTCGCACTTTCTTTGCAAACTGGCATAATGCATTACTGGTCACGCTCACGTCAGGAGTTGTGGCGCAAAGGCGCAACCTCTGGCCATGAACAAACCATTGCAACACTAAAAATAGATTGCGATAACGACACACTGCTGGCACTAGTGCATCAAAAGGGCGCGGCCTGCCATACAGGCGAGCGCAGTTGTTTTTATACGACGGTAATGAAACCCGATGACGATGCATAA